One genomic region from Diabrotica undecimpunctata isolate CICGRU chromosome 9, icDiaUnde3, whole genome shotgun sequence encodes:
- the LOC140451296 gene encoding zinc finger Y-chromosomal protein-like, which produces MRSHDNKKAIPFCELCNKPFGSAAILKNHLAKHVTARCKLCGMYTVKSMEKHLEAHREGKVQQCTLCDRFVNDIDAHNTNIHKNTQFIFCTMCPEKFTSIAERGAHIQKAHFSIKKCPSCKEHMDNIKLDDHVRNYHPECVYECDYCDQVVYNVATYNAHLETHKKVFKPYMCNMCLRSYKNEAGLKMHTCTALHYCHLCNKLYNFKRTYETHMIQQHSPHIITASYTENMNVIEVGSKKLYQCKRCFMTMFKVNSTRRHICKVGAILVRKIFHKCNLCGFLGATFNVMRRHSFKYHENENDWVTIQIAKRCIRKPSIRRAFVHTCHCGRRFHYESSLSEHRLKTHAEDYQKKEEDVVIGGKYDKGYRSH; this is translated from the exons ATGCGTTCGCATGATAATAAAAAGGCTATTCCTTTTTGTGAGCTGTGCAATAAACCATTCGGTTCAGCCGCAATACTCAAAAATCATTTAGCGAAACACGTCACTGCTCGATGTAAACTGTGTGGAATGTATACCGTAAAATCAATGGAAAAACATTTAGAAGCTCACAGAGAGGGAAAAGTACAACAGTGTACCTTGTGCGATAGGTTTGTAAACGATATAGACGCGCATAATACAAACATTCATAAAAATACACAGTTTATTTTTTGCACCATGTGTCCTGAGAAGTTCACGTCAATTGCAGAAAGAGGTGCTCATATTCAAAAAgcgcatttttcaattaagaaaTGTCCTAGCTGTAAGGAACATATGGATAACATCAAATTGGATGATCATGTTAGAAATTATCACCCAGAATGTGTGTACGAATGTGACTATTGTGATCAAGTTGTGTATAACGTAGCTACTTACAATGCTCATTTAGAAACACATAAAAAAGTTTTCAAACCATACATGTGTAATATGTGCCTAAGGAGCTATAAAAATGAAGCAGGTCTGAAAATGCATACCTGTACTGCTTTGCATTACTGCCATCTGTGTAacaaattatataattttaagaGAACTTATGAAACTCATATGATTCAACAACACTCACCGCACATTATAACTGCAAGCTATACTGAAAATATGAACGTTATAGAAGTTGGCAGTAAAAAACTATACCAATGCAAGAGATGTTTCATGACAATGTTTAAAGTGAACAGTACTCGTAGACATATTTGTAAGGTGGGAGCTATCCTCgttagaaaaatttttcataaGTGTAATTTGTGTGGATTTTTGGGAGCTACCTTTAACGTGATGCGACGTCATTCTTTTAAATATCACGAAAACGAAAATGATTGGGTTACAATTCAGATTGCTAAGCGATGTATTAGAAAACCATCTATCAGGAGGGCCTTTGTACATACATGTCATTGTGGAAGGCGATTTCACTACGAAAGTTCACTCAGCGAACACAG ATTAAAAACCCATGCCGAAGACTaccaaaaaaaagaagaagacgttGTGATCGGAGGAAAATATGACAAAGGCTATAGAAGCCACTAG
- the LOC140449958 gene encoding uncharacterized protein yields the protein MRRLSRWLQFVSRSGRCMLPFYFLSRITNFFISTTQIKDMSGNRFFRELEALEADEVFQLIEEIPSGEESEASEIDSDDDGREDEPPDDTNDESFVIEDDLQEIQNTAENEDTGTDIEIESSNQESSEDETGVNRKRKLTKKIQDTNTQNKGKKKPKNEEKVVVWSDDSKKFGKSPSVFVSDVGPNVPEEIEEPLDIFMLLFFRGAFGYISISDQLVCNPKKYTIYSNNKRRNEMFLRNQYSYGYKKRSKLQRLLVCKN from the exons ATGCGGCGACTTTCTCGGTGGCTTCAGTTTGTTTCAAGGAGCGGTAGATGTATGTTACCTTTTTACTTTTTGTCACGCATAacgaatttttttatttcaactacgCAAATAAAAGATATGTCAG gAAACCGTTTCTTTAGAGAGCTTGAAGCTCTCGAAGCTGATGAGGTATTTCAACTTATTGAAGAGATACCATCCGGAGAAGAATCAGAAGCTTCCGAAATAGATTCAGATGATGATGGACGAGAGGATGAACCTCCCGATGATACCAATGATGAATCATTTGTTATTGAAGATGATcttcaagaaatacaaaatactGCGGAAAATGAAGACACTGGTACGGACATTGAAATAGAATCAAGTAATCAAGAATCAAGTGAAGACGAAACTGGAGTCAATAGGAaaagaaaactaacaaaaaaaatacaagacacaaatacacaaaacaaaggtaaaaaaaaaCCTAAGAATGAAGAAAAGGTAGTTGTTTGGTCCGATGATTCAAAAAAATTTGGTAAGAGTCCTTCAGTTTTTGTAAGTGATGTAGGTCCTAATGTGCCCGAAGAGATAGAAGAGCCGCTGGATATATTTATGCTTCTTTTTTTCAGAGGAGCTTTTGGATACATTAGTATTTCAGACCAACTTGTATGCAACCCAAAAAAATACACAATATATTCCAAcaacaaaagaagaaatgaaatgTTTCTTAGGAATCAATATTCTTATGGGTATAAAAAAAGATCCAAGCTACAGAGATTATTGGTCTGCAAGAACTGA